The sequence below is a genomic window from Corvus moneduloides isolate bCorMon1 chromosome 24, bCorMon1.pri, whole genome shotgun sequence.
CCTCCTTTGGCAGGACCCGGGGAGCACAGTTAGGCTCTCCCATGGGATGGTGGCATTCCCGTGCCAGTCTGGCTCATGGCAAGCTcaggagggacagggcagaAGGGGCTGTCGGGTGCCGGGTCATGTCTgtgtccagcagtgccaggattgccccccccccccgaagGCTCAGCTCTGGTGCTTGAATCCATTTTTCCAGCATTCTGGAACACTGGGATTGCGGGTTTGGGATTCTGGGTGTTGAGTTTCAGGTAGGAGCAGCAGACCCAGGTGGCCACTCCAAGCCCTGGCAGTGGCTCGGGGGGGTCACAGCAGGGAGACCCCGGTGATGCTGCCCTGGGACAGCCTGAGGGGATCCAGGAGTATGGCCTCGGTGGGAAACCCAAAGGGAATATCCAGGAGGTTTTTGGTCATTGAAGAGCTGTAGACAGGCAGTTTTCCCCGAAATCCTGGGATTTTAGGGCTGCTCCCCCTACTCCTGCCCGGAGATactgaggagctggaggtgccTCTTTTAGAAGAGCTTTGGCCTTGTGTCCTAAAGGCTGTCCTAAAAAAATGGGAGCTATTTTCCCTGACTTTGAGCAGGGGGATTCCTGGCTGCCTCTGGCTGCCCCTCACCGGAGCCAGAGCGTGATTTTGATTTACAAACAGTTTAATCTGAGGAATGCGGCGAAATGGGGAGCGCCAAGTGCATCCTGCTGCAATCCCAGAGAATCCAGCTGCCGTCCgaggctgctgagctgctgctgtgtccctctTGACTCAGCCCCTGTGGGCTCAGCCCCTTCCTGTCACAGCTCTGGGCAGCCCTGGTCACTGTGGGCATCCTCGGTGCCATCTCAGTGCACACATGAGGCTGGAGAGGGCACCGGGCAAGGGTACACAGAAAGCCAACACTCCATGAGGTTTTTTAGGGAGGGGAGACAATTCCTGTTTTATCCAAGAcctgttttctgtttccccagtctcccatccctcctgcctccagcccacTTTTCCCGCTCAGCTCTGGTTATTTTAAGTTCCCTTCCCAGCGGGTGTCAAAGACCAAGCTCCCAGTTTAACCTCCCTCGGCGGCCCGAGCCGAGCTCAGCCTGGTAAAACCAAGCACTGGGACCATCCACTTGTGTCTTTCACCTTCCACCTATTTTATTTTCGCCTTCCATCTATTTTATTTTCGTGGATTCAAGACAGGGACCGTCTGTGCCCGCtccacccccgtgtccccccatgCCCTGCACAGAAAGTAGCTCCTGTTCCCTGGTGCCTTTGCCCTCGAGCCTCTCTCCTGAATCATCCCTTGTTTACTGCCAcggcagaggaaaagcaaagtttggCCGAAGCACCACCAGACAGGATTTTATTTGTGGCATTGCTGGGGAGGGTGATGGGTGCTGGGACTGGGAACCAGCACAAAAATGGGTGCCCCCATTCCTTGTGCTGGTTCCCAGTCCTCTCCCAGAGCACCACAGCTGGGGACGGCAGGAGCACGGGGCTGAGCCACCCCtctggctctggcagcatcCTGGCAGGACATGGGGCTGCGGcgggagaggctgcagggaggcacagacacagcagagttattttcctcctcctgcagagaAGTTCAGCCAGAGGTTGTGGAGACCTTAAGGAAGTGGCCGGTTCCCGCAGGGCCggggagaggagcaggctgGCTCCGCAGCGGTGCCTCATCTCCTCTGGCTTTACAGAGGGCGGTGGGGACATCCAGGAGCTCTGTCTGGCAGCCTCGGTGGGTTCatccctgctggctgtgccGGGAGATCTCCTCCTTCAGGTCCTCTGGTGATTTGCAGCAGTTTCAGCACGTCCTTCACCACAAATCTTcatttcttggggttttttcatccCTTCCTCTCACCGGAGCCTTTGCCTCCTTCCCTTCAccatcccttttccttcctttgtccttccttcctccagccACCTTTTCCACATCTCCAGTTCCATCTCCATCCTCTTGGACCATCCATCCATCAGCATCACCTCCCGGTCACCCCGTGTCCAGCTGGGGACCGGATTCCCGTGTTTCTCTGGGGTCTGGGCACGCGTTTCTCCCGGCGGAGAGGGCGGGGGGGTAACGTGCTGCTCTCTCCTCTTCAGGCCAGCCCCAGGTGCGAAcacccccgcagccccccgggccCTGCACCCACCTGCTGCACAACGGCGCCGGGCGGGGGCCGGAGCCGGGCGGTGCCAACGGGGAGGCGGGGAACGGGATGTGCCGGGCCGTGCCCAGCTCGCAGAAGCCGCACCGAAAGCTGCAGTCGCACCACTCCATCAACAGCCAGAGCAGCAAGAAGAGCAAGGGCAGCTCCAAGTCGGCCTCTTCTCACATCCCCATTGAGGCGCAGGAAGGTACCAGCTGTCCTCTCTCCTGGTCTCCTCGGGCCCCTCATCCCTTGGGATCTCATCCTCCGAGCCCAGCGGGACCCCTGGGCCCTCCTGGCAGCCTCTGCAGGGCGAGTGCTGAGCGGGGCCATCTCCTGTCCTCCAGAATTGGTCTCTCTTGAGGCCTGGGTGTTGAGGGAGACTCCCTGGGGCAGTGCCTGCCTCCCGaccccttttcccatcccttccGCGAATTCCTGAGGGAGGATTTCCATCCTCGCGGCgctcccccagcacccacctgtgCCGGGCGCTGTCTCACCCCTGCGTTCCTCCCCAGACTGCTGCGTCCACTGCatcctctcctgcctcttctGCGAGTTCCTGACCCTCTGCAACATCGTGCTGGACTGTGCCACCTGCGGCTCCTGCACCTCCGAGGACTcctgcatctgctgctgctgctgcaactCGGGCGAGTGCGCGGACTGCGACCTGCCCTGCGACATGGACTGCGGCATCATCGACGCCTGCTGCGAGTCCGCCGACTGCCTGGAGATCTGCATGGAGTGCTGCGggctctgcttctcctcctgaGGGCCCCTCTGGGCCGGGGGACCCGCGCTGGGACCCCCCAGGCTCTCCCGCAGCGGGCGAGGCTCCGGCCGGTCCCGTCGGGAAACGCCAAAACctcgaggaggaggagagcgaATCCCTCGCTGCGAAACCTCGTCCTTGGAGCCGGAGCCGGATCCTGCCTGGGAAAGGGGGAGCCCAGACGGCCGTGGGGGGCTCTGGCAGTGTCCTGTCCCGCTCTACCTCTGCCCGCACCGGGGCACCGCGGGAGCCTCCTGCTGCCTGAGCCGAGAGCAGGAGCGCCCGTCCCGCAGAGCCACCCCGGGGCCCGGCGTTGGGGACAGCCCGTGCCCCTGGCACCGCCCCAGGACAGCGCTCCGGGGGGGTTACAGGGGGTGGCACGGAGCATCCCCCTGCcaggacacctccagggacacctccagggacatcTCCAAGGCCGGGTGACCCCCGCGcactgggagatgctggagcCTCCCGCCCGGCTGTGGAGTCCCGTGCTGGGGGACGCGTCCTGCCAGGCCCCCCTCCCCTCGGTGCTGAGCCCGGCAGCCAAGTGCAATACCCGCAGCCTCCCCCCTCCCGGGaagaagcttttcctgcagccGGAGCTGCGCCGAACTGCCACCGACCCCCGCGTGTCCCCCGTGTGTCCCAGGCGTGGCGGGGCAGGGTGGCTCGGTTGGTGCCAAATGACCCCCAGCAGTTGTTGGCCCCCGTGCCACCATCCCGGGGACAGGGCTGGTGGCTGGGTGGGGGTGGCAGACACCCCGCTGATGGGCTGGGGAGACGGGGAGGGAAGTGTCACGGTATTTTATAagttttttgttcctttttattgTAAATAAAGGTCTTTCTTCATTTGCGACCCACGGCTGCCGCAGCACGTGCTCTGCCGGGCACTCCCTGGGGACAGAGGCTccgtgtcccctgtccctgcagcccatcctgctcccagctggctttggggacatgggacaggTCAGTGACAGCCCCAGCGTGCTCCTGTTTGCTCCttgtgctgggaaggagagtACAAGAGGACTCTCTGTCCTTTGCTCCAGGGAACAGGTTGAGGTCCTGGAGTGCCCTGGGACAAACCCTGTCCCCATTGTCCCACCACCCTTGGGGTGTCATCTGCTCCCGGGCTGCTTCACCAACCCCAGGGCACAAATTCcccac
It includes:
- the MDFI gene encoding myoD family inhibitor isoform X1, with product MEQPAPSSAEGGPAFSRLSARGGLAPGFLPWGRTQLLSEVAEPSRPPPRPIPAVPPAEPRPPARPAVPKKEKPPEDDKSPKVLTKSPRAELCGAPEAVTCQPQVRTPPQPPGPCTHLLHNGAGRGPEPGGANGEAGNGMCRAVPSSQKPHRKLQSHHSINSQSSKKSKGSSKSASSHIPIEAQEDCCVHCILSCLFCEFLTLCNIVLDCATCGSCTSEDSCICCCCCNSGECADCDLPCDMDCGIIDACCESADCLEICMECCGLCFSS
- the MDFI gene encoding myoD family inhibitor isoform X2 — protein: MSRPGSPRPSRPEQPRDEAVPMPEVAEPSRPPPRPIPAVPPAEPRPPARPAVPKKEKPPEDDKSPKVLTKSPRAELCGAPEAVTCQPQVRTPPQPPGPCTHLLHNGAGRGPEPGGANGEAGNGMCRAVPSSQKPHRKLQSHHSINSQSSKKSKGSSKSASSHIPIEAQEDCCVHCILSCLFCEFLTLCNIVLDCATCGSCTSEDSCICCCCCNSGECADCDLPCDMDCGIIDACCESADCLEICMECCGLCFSS